AAAGCAGGGAAGAGTGACCGTTAATGGGGAAGTTATAGAAAATCCTACTTATGAAGTGGATCCTAAAAAGGATGTTGTGAAGGTAGATGGAGAGAGAGTAAGGCTTCCCAAAAAGTTTGTTTACATTGCTTTTAATAAACCTCAAGGTGTTTTGACTGCTATGGAGAGGGAACCGGGAGATAAAAGACCGATAGTTGCAGATTACTTTAGAAAGTATCCGGTGAGACTCTTCCCTGTTGGGAGACTAGACTACAATACGGAAGGCTTGCTAATAATGACCAATGACGGAGAGCTTGCCGAAAGGCTTGCCCATCCTAGATACCACGTCCCTAAAACCTATATAGCTAAGGTGAAAGGAAGGGTAACTCCTGCAGAAATTGAAAGGATGAAAAAGGGAGCATTACTTGTTGACGATAAAGGAGATAGATTTTTTGTTAAACCTCTTGATGTAAAACTTTTAAAGCCAACAAAGACTGGAAGGAATACTTACGTTCAAATCACAATAGATATTGGAAAAAACAGGGTTGTTAGGAGATTTTTTGATAGATTCGACCACGGAGTTTTAAAGTTGAAAAGGGTAGCGATTGGTCCTCTTAAACTTGGAAACCTCCCAAAAGGGACTTATAGAGAGCTAACTCCTGAAGAAGTTAAGAAGCTTAAGAAAGTTGCGGGAATGGAGGAGTAATGATCATAATTGCCGGTCCTTGCGTTATAGAAGACAGGG
The window above is part of the Desulfurobacteriaceae bacterium genome. Proteins encoded here:
- a CDS encoding pseudouridine synthase, yielding MRLNKFLAYAGLGARRKVEEFIKQGRVTVNGEVIENPTYEVDPKKDVVKVDGERVRLPKKFVYIAFNKPQGVLTAMEREPGDKRPIVADYFRKYPVRLFPVGRLDYNTEGLLIMTNDGELAERLAHPRYHVPKTYIAKVKGRVTPAEIERMKKGALLVDDKGDRFFVKPLDVKLLKPTKTGRNTYVQITIDIGKNRVVRRFFDRFDHGVLKLKRVAIGPLKLGNLPKGTYRELTPEEVKKLKKVAGMEE